In the genome of Perca fluviatilis chromosome 4, GENO_Pfluv_1.0, whole genome shotgun sequence, one region contains:
- the LOC120556890 gene encoding uncharacterized protein LOC120556890: MRYQAFRKHAKTYLEPAIVWKWKRAQQVELQRLSQQSKVIIGGDMRADSPGHCAKFGRYTVMNLETSTVIDIQLVQSNEVGGSYYMEKEGLKRSLALLEASGVTLDCIVTDRHLQIKKYLREKGITQYFDVWHIDKGMSKNIDKLAKEKDCEVVKKWQQSIRNHLYWTASSSKTGPEKVAKWTSVINHIHNIHTHEDPLFPKCEHSDVIDKRRWLKPGSKASYRLEKVLTNKRFIKGVEKLSPHHQTSSLEAFHSVVIRFAPKSVVYPFIGMLCR, translated from the exons ATGCGATACCAAGCTTTCCGGAAACATGCCAAAACCTATCTTGAACCTGCCATTGTTTGGAAATGGAAAAGGGCCCAGCAGGTTGAGCTTCAACGTTTAAGCCAGCAGAGCAAGGTCATCATTGGAGGAGATATGCGGGCAGATTCTCCAG GCCATTGTGCCAAATTTGGAAGATATACCGTGATGAATCTTGAAACCAGCACAGTCATCGATATCCAACTTGTGCAG AGCAATGAGGTCGGAGGGAGTTACTACATGGAGAAGGAAGGTCTGAAGCGAAGCCTTGCTCTTCTGGAGGCAAGTGGTGTCACATTGGACTGCATAGTCACAGACCGCCACCTCCAGATTAAAAAATACCTGAGAGAAAAGGGCATCACACAGTACTTTGACGTCTGGCATATTGATAAGG GGATGTCTAAGAACATCGACAAACTTGCCAAGGAAAAGGATTGTGAGGTGGTAAAAAAGTGGCAACAGAGTATTAGGAACCATCTCTACTGGACTGCATCATCATCCAAGACAGGCCCAGAGAAGGTGGCAAAGTGGACATCTGTCATCAATCACAtccacaacatacacacacatgaagaCCCCCTTTTTCCAAAGTGTGAGCACAGTGATGTCATAGATAAGAGGAGGTGGTTGAAGCCAG GATCAAAGGCTTCCTACAGACTGGAGAAGGTCCTTACAAACAAGAGGTTCATCAAGGGTGTGGAGAAGCTAAGCCCTCACCACCAAACATCCTCTCTTGAGGCCTTCCACAGCGTTGTCATCCGCTTTGCACCAAAGAGTGTGGTGTACCCATTCATTGGGATGCTTTGCAGGTAA